In Lysinibacillus sp. FSL M8-0337, the following proteins share a genomic window:
- a CDS encoding lactate utilization protein C, which yields MAGSIVNRDSFLSNIAKQLGRAPKTQLTKPVWQYQPQDRVLKDATKDELVAVLAKQCKNINTNLIVTTTENLATDLQKVVDHYGGRSVITWQDERFESYGLLPLMQTQWPQAEIQLYIWDETQPEENIRQAEKANIGITISEMTLAESGTAVLFSDKYRGRTVSFLPEKSIILMPKSTIVPRITQAARWMSQKVQNGEHIASCINFITGPSNSADIEMIPVVGVHGPIKATYIVIEDQ from the coding sequence ATGGCAGGAAGCATTGTAAATAGAGATTCATTTTTATCGAATATTGCCAAGCAACTTGGACGAGCACCAAAAACACAACTAACAAAACCAGTTTGGCAATACCAACCTCAAGACCGTGTGTTAAAAGATGCTACGAAAGATGAACTCGTTGCTGTCTTAGCGAAGCAATGTAAAAATATTAATACTAATCTAATAGTTACTACTACAGAAAATCTTGCAACGGATTTACAAAAAGTCGTAGATCATTACGGTGGACGCTCTGTCATTACATGGCAAGACGAACGCTTTGAAAGCTATGGCTTATTACCATTAATGCAGACACAATGGCCACAAGCTGAAATCCAACTGTATATATGGGATGAAACGCAGCCAGAGGAAAATATCCGACAAGCAGAAAAAGCAAATATCGGGATTACAATTAGTGAGATGACTTTAGCGGAATCCGGAACAGCCGTCCTATTTAGCGATAAATATAGAGGGCGAACGGTAAGCTTTTTACCAGAAAAGTCGATAATTTTAATGCCAAAAAGCACAATCGTTCCACGCATCACCCAAGCGGCTCGATGGATGAGCCAAAAAGTTCAAAATGGGGAACATATCGCTTCTTGCATTAACTTTATTACGGGTCCAAGTAATTCCGCAGATATTGAAATGATTCCTGTCGTTGGTGTCCACGGTCCGATTAAAGCAACTTATATTGTTATCGAAGATCAATAA